The genomic stretch AATCTTATAATATACACAAACCACAATACTTGAATCTAAGTAATGCTCTCCATTAACAACCTCAAGAGACGATTATACACAAATATTACTTCCAAACTGATTTCCCACCATTCCAATATTGCACTCCTATACATTTAAGAAACAAAATGCTAGattccatatatatatatatatatatatatatatatatatatatatatatatatatatagacacacacacacacatttaaGATATCATTTATTAAGGAAAGTAGACATATTGTAGTAAGCTCAGTGTGATCACTTTTTTTTGTTCGTTTCCTTGACCTCTTGGCGATCGTTTCGGCGACAGATGTTTTTCTTTTAGATGGAGGACGACCTTTGTGCTTGACATGTTTTGAACTGCAAATTCTATTACTATTGATTGGATTAAAATCATCATTGAGGTTTTCTTCAATAAGGGCACTATCCTTTGTGGAAATATTAGAGCTAAACAATTGTAATGTTTCATGGAGGTCTTCGGTAGTCTCTTCTGACTCAGCAGCTACCTCATAAAAATGCTTGCATAATTTCTCAAACCTGTCCATTTGTGACTTCAACTCTGTTACACCATAACTAGTCTTGATATATGAATGCTTCCTTTTAATGTTTTTCTTCCATCTCGTTAAAACATACTTCTCTAGAAGATTTATAATCCTCTCCTGACTACACACGGATAACACATGCCGACACATAATACCTCTAAACTCAAATAATGAGCATTCACATTTGAAATCATGGTTTTCCTTATTAAGCACAACTTTTAAGACCCGCTCTTTGCGTATGTCTCTAACTAATATCTCCTCCAACACATGATAAGTAGCAAAGCAACCTTCCATGATATTTAATGAGGTATAACAATTCATTTTAGATCTGAATTCCACTTGAACTTCCTTGAATTTAGCATTCGTAAACTCACTTTAGAATTGCTTCTCAATGGACAAGTTTGACCCACAAGGAATTGTTGTATCCATCGAATTAAAATCAGCTTCAAATTCCTTTTCTGCCCGACTTCCAAGAGCATTATCACAATGTTTCACGAACTGATTTAGACTTGTTGTAGAATTGATATATCCGTCAAAGAATGCATGTATGCTCTCACTACGCTGCGTAGTTGACATACCAGCCCAAAAATATTTCCTTAACAAAGTAGGTGCCCACCTATGATGCTCAATATACAACCCACCCAACTAATCATTTAGTTGGAGATCAAACTTTTCTATGAACGAACACCATTTTTGTTCAAAACTAGTTATTGTAAATGTATCACAGACTGCTTCTTTCATTACATACTTGATCCTTTTGTATTCACCATATCCACTAAGCTATTCTTGAATTTTTTTCATTATATGCCATAAACACCACCTATGACGAGTTGTAGGGAAGACTAACTCAATAGCATTTTTCATAGCCTTACATTGATCGGTCACAATACCCAA from Lathyrus oleraceus cultivar Zhongwan6 chromosome 7, CAAS_Psat_ZW6_1.0, whole genome shotgun sequence encodes the following:
- the LOC127102233 gene encoding protein FAR1-RELATED SEQUENCE 6-like translates to MEGCFATYHVLEEILVRDIRKERVLKVVLNKENHDFKCECSLFEFRGIMCRHVLSVCSQERIINLLEKYVLTRWKKNIKRKHSYIKTSYGVTELKSQMDRFEKLCKHFYEVAAESEETTEDLHETLQLFSSNISTKDSALIEENLNDDFNPINSNRICSSKHVKHKGRPPSKRKTSVAETIAKRSRKRTKKSDHTELTTICLLSLINDILNVGNCMSFMDLLTTCETPLTGSSQVEYSSGMLQDCKLNFVLTQIVNGAVL